The following proteins come from a genomic window of Companilactobacillus pabuli:
- a CDS encoding DUF4393 domain-containing protein has translation MIDFNSLLPTVGSFIGGAVSAGAVSGPIKSLNDWWYYHFGKNTELRRTEAQLLNESKIEAYKEDIFDEVKKIPAENIKQPQLDIIGPALEASKYYIDAPALRKMFSKLVASSMDSSKEQITRSVFVDFVKQMSPFDAKLLAIFSNEVGPNIPIATIQQKFNDNEGILTFKSDVLTMNLLDNLNDRKMASSSIINLSRMGLVDTSYSEWLIKFDYDELFSKTPEYFQCGQQIESAKSEYQERLNTEVTISSEYMNTLKKKADSTVTIGKGRLMITTLGKEFTEICI, from the coding sequence ATGATTGATTTCAATTCTTTACTTCCAACTGTTGGAAGCTTTATTGGAGGGGCCGTAAGTGCCGGAGCAGTATCAGGTCCAATAAAATCTTTAAATGATTGGTGGTATTATCATTTTGGTAAGAATACTGAACTTCGTCGTACTGAGGCTCAACTATTAAATGAATCAAAAATCGAAGCCTATAAAGAAGATATTTTTGATGAAGTTAAAAAAATTCCTGCTGAAAATATAAAACAGCCTCAATTGGATATAATTGGTCCGGCCCTTGAAGCATCAAAGTATTATATTGATGCGCCCGCTTTAAGAAAAATGTTTTCCAAATTAGTCGCTAGTTCTATGGATTCGAGTAAAGAGCAAATTACACGGTCCGTATTTGTGGACTTTGTAAAACAAATGAGTCCTTTTGATGCTAAGCTACTTGCTATTTTTTCAAATGAAGTTGGTCCCAATATACCAATAGCCACTATTCAACAAAAATTTAATGATAATGAAGGAATTCTAACATTTAAATCTGATGTACTTACCATGAATTTACTAGATAATCTTAATGATAGAAAAATGGCTTCCTCGTCAATTATCAATTTATCTAGAATGGGATTAGTAGACACATCATATTCTGAGTGGCTAATAAAGTTTGATTATGACGAGTTATTTTCCAAAACACCGGAATACTTTCAATGTGGCCAACAAATTGAATCCGCAAAGAGTGAGTACCAAGAAAGATTGAATACCGAAGTAACTATTAGCTCTGAATATATGAATACCCTAAAGAAAAAGGCTGATTCGACTGTTACAATTGGAAAAGGACGCTTGATGATAACTACTCTTGGAAAAGAATTTACGGAGATCTGTATTTAG
- the asnA gene encoding aspartate--ammonia ligase, giving the protein MNLIIPKDYDPKLSVKETQKAIQYIRETFQDEFGKELNLSRLSAPMMVEKGTGLNDNLNGVESPVSFTMKGLPGETIEIVHSLAKWKRLALKRYGFGMHEGIYTNMNAIRKDEDLDNIHSIYVDQWDWEKIIAKDERNTAALKHTVRQIFKVIKHMEHEVWYKFPKAVHHLPDEIHFVTTQELEDRWPDKTPKEREDAICKELGCVFLMQIGGPMKSGKRHDGRAPDYDDWKLNGDILFWYEPLQHALEISSMGIRVSEESMREQLKIAHAEDREKLPFHQMLLNGELPYTIGGGIGQSRLCMLLLGKAHVGEVQAAVWPEDLRQKCEENDIHLL; this is encoded by the coding sequence ATGAACTTAATTATACCTAAGGATTATGATCCAAAATTATCTGTTAAAGAAACACAAAAAGCTATTCAATACATCCGTGAAACATTCCAAGATGAATTTGGTAAAGAATTGAATTTATCACGTCTCTCAGCACCTATGATGGTTGAAAAAGGTACTGGTTTGAATGATAACCTTAACGGTGTGGAATCCCCTGTTTCCTTCACTATGAAAGGTCTACCTGGCGAAACTATCGAAATCGTCCACTCTTTGGCTAAATGGAAACGTCTAGCTTTGAAACGCTACGGCTTTGGTATGCACGAAGGTATTTACACAAATATGAATGCTATCAGAAAAGACGAAGATCTTGATAACATCCACTCAATCTACGTTGACCAATGGGACTGGGAAAAAATCATCGCCAAAGATGAACGTAACACAGCTGCTTTGAAGCACACAGTTCGTCAAATTTTCAAAGTTATCAAGCACATGGAACACGAAGTTTGGTACAAATTCCCTAAGGCTGTTCACCACTTACCTGACGAAATTCACTTCGTAACAACTCAAGAACTTGAAGACAGATGGCCTGACAAGACACCTAAAGAACGTGAAGATGCTATTTGTAAAGAACTCGGCTGTGTCTTCTTAATGCAAATCGGTGGACCTATGAAGAGTGGTAAACGTCATGACGGCCGTGCCCCTGACTATGATGACTGGAAACTAAACGGTGATATTTTATTCTGGTATGAACCTTTACAACACGCCCTAGAAATCTCAAGTATGGGTATCCGAGTCAGTGAAGAATCAATGAGAGAACAATTAAAGATTGCTCATGCTGAAGACCGTGAAAAACTTCCATTCCACCAAATGTTATTAAATGGCGAACTACCATACACAATCGGTGGTGGTATCGGACAATCTCGTCTATGTATGTTACTTCTTGGCAAAGCTCACGTTGGTGAAGTCCAAGCTGCTGTTTGGCCAGAAGACTTACGTCAAAAATGTGAAGAAAACGACATTCACTTGCTATAA
- a CDS encoding LysE/ArgO family amino acid transporter, giving the protein MNFFLQGLTMGIAYDAPIGLANLFVINSALTQSRKKSLLTAIIIIIFDVSLAFACFFGIGAIMKKFEWLQLIILLVGSLIVIYMGINLLRSQTTDISAEATTEMTLFKTISSAFVVIWFNPQAIIDGSMMLGAFQVTLPSYSHPIFIAGVGIASALWFILLSIIVSKFKDKFNAKVLRIINLVCGIIIILYGGKLFWNFITLLIA; this is encoded by the coding sequence ATGAACTTTTTCTTACAAGGATTAACTATGGGGATTGCTTACGATGCACCAATCGGCTTAGCGAATTTATTCGTTATCAATTCTGCTCTGACCCAATCGCGCAAAAAGTCATTGTTAACGGCAATTATCATCATTATTTTTGACGTAAGTCTTGCCTTTGCCTGTTTCTTTGGTATCGGTGCTATCATGAAGAAATTCGAATGGTTACAACTAATCATCTTGTTAGTCGGCAGTTTGATCGTTATTTATATGGGAATAAATCTTCTGCGCTCGCAAACGACTGATATTAGTGCCGAAGCCACGACTGAAATGACGCTTTTCAAAACTATTTCTTCAGCCTTTGTAGTCATTTGGTTCAATCCACAGGCAATTATCGACGGTTCAATGATGTTGGGAGCTTTTCAAGTGACTTTGCCTAGTTACAGCCACCCTATCTTTATCGCCGGTGTGGGAATTGCCTCAGCTCTTTGGTTCATTTTATTGAGCATTATTGTTTCTAAATTTAAAGATAAATTCAATGCTAAAGTATTAAGAATTATCAATTTAGTTTGTGGAATTATTATTATTCTCTATGGTGGCAAACTATTTTGGAATTTTATTACTTTGTTAATAGCATAA
- a CDS encoding PLP-dependent aminotransferase family protein — protein sequence MQKNIPLQITWQPDKKAKIPVYRQIVQYVCDQVASGTWPINSRLPSQRALATMFKVNRSTISTAVDELTSYGIISGQHGAGTKIVSNTWSVMLPTKPSWKKFISAGYLKESDRRLQQINQLEFSPDIIRLGTGELDPRLFPQKMWSKIMQKLSTEVTSLGYAEPLGMMNLRLAIVEHMKKIGVKVSVDNILITSGALQGLQLISSCMLEEGSTVFTEAPTYLKSIQMFQSTGLNLKGISMDHDGLEYWQMEKYLKETEPAILYTIPTNQNPTGITMSSVRRQELMNFCIKNRLPIIEDGVYQELCFEKAPLPLNAIDENGMVMYLGSASKALAPGLRIGWVIAPEAVIKRLGDAKMQMDYGASSLSQLVFTEFLKSGMYDQYLADLKITLKKRRDNALETLEKYFKDIATWDVPVGGFYIWLTFNPDIEVDDLFERALDKGILLNPGDIYDFRHNRSLRISFAYVTEKEFNDAMKKIADLVLS from the coding sequence ATGCAAAAAAATATACCATTACAAATTACTTGGCAACCTGATAAAAAAGCTAAAATTCCAGTTTATCGCCAAATCGTGCAGTACGTTTGTGATCAAGTTGCTAGTGGGACCTGGCCTATTAATTCAAGATTGCCATCGCAACGGGCTTTAGCAACAATGTTCAAAGTCAATCGCAGCACCATTTCAACAGCTGTCGATGAACTGACATCTTATGGAATTATTTCTGGTCAACACGGTGCGGGAACGAAAATCGTCAGTAATACTTGGTCGGTGATGTTGCCAACAAAACCAAGTTGGAAAAAATTTATCTCGGCTGGATATTTAAAGGAAAGTGACCGTAGGTTACAACAAATAAATCAACTGGAATTTTCACCAGATATCATTCGTTTAGGAACTGGTGAATTAGATCCACGATTATTTCCACAAAAAATGTGGTCAAAAATTATGCAAAAATTGAGTACTGAAGTTACTTCTTTGGGATACGCTGAACCTTTAGGAATGATGAATTTGCGTTTGGCGATAGTTGAGCACATGAAAAAAATTGGAGTAAAAGTATCGGTAGATAATATTTTGATAACTTCGGGTGCACTGCAAGGTTTGCAATTGATTTCGTCGTGCATGTTGGAAGAAGGCAGCACCGTTTTTACTGAAGCACCGACTTATTTGAAATCGATTCAGATGTTCCAGTCGACCGGGTTGAATTTGAAAGGTATTTCTATGGATCATGACGGTTTGGAATATTGGCAAATGGAGAAATATTTAAAAGAAACTGAGCCAGCAATCCTTTATACGATACCGACCAATCAAAATCCCACTGGTATTACAATGAGTTCTGTTCGTCGCCAAGAACTGATGAATTTTTGCATAAAAAATAGACTGCCAATCATAGAAGATGGAGTCTATCAGGAATTGTGTTTTGAAAAAGCACCGTTGCCACTCAATGCAATTGATGAGAACGGTATGGTGATGTATCTGGGCAGTGCTTCTAAGGCCTTAGCACCAGGATTGAGAATTGGTTGGGTGATTGCTCCAGAAGCAGTTATCAAACGGCTAGGGGATGCCAAAATGCAAATGGACTATGGCGCTAGTTCCTTGTCGCAACTAGTGTTCACAGAATTTTTGAAAAGCGGTATGTATGATCAGTATTTGGCCGATTTGAAGATCACTTTGAAGAAACGTCGTGATAATGCCTTAGAAACTTTGGAAAAATATTTTAAGGATATCGCTACATGGGATGTGCCAGTCGGTGGTTTTTATATTTGGCTGACCTTTAATCCTGATATAGAAGTGGATGATTTGTTTGAGAGAGCCTTGGATAAAGGGATACTTTTGAATCCTGGTGATATTTATGACTTTCGACACAATCGGTCGTTACGGATTTCGTTTGCCTATGTGACCGAAAAAGAATTCAATGATGCTATGAAAAAGATTGCCGATTTAGTCCTCAGCTAA
- a CDS encoding DUF3427 domain-containing protein: MNTNQEINKGVNFGFIDNSIQSLSRYQPALVTNQNGTVLDTIEDELRNATTFTIAVAFVTSGGLLDLKSTLADIATHGVHGKLITSTYLGFNNPEVFEDLLQIPNLDVRVLDQDGFHTKAYYFNHNDYESLVIGSANLTQNALKNNFEWNLRITSTERGEIVRNAKSELEKLWQQATPLTQSWINEYKEDWQPNYSSFSRKKKIKKSGKIIPNQMQKPALEALKHLRDVQHAKRGLVVAATGTGKTYLAAFDVQQFQPKRLLFVVHREQILRKAMSSFREILGGPNSDYGILSGSQKNLNARYLFATVNMVSKKSVREQLGARAFDYIIIDEAHRVGQNNHGEKETMYQHLMNFYKPQFMLGMTATPERTDGTNVYEYFDYNLAYEISLLDSLDHNLLTPFHYIGVTDYEKNGEIIDDKTSLKYLVSDERVNHLIEKTNYYGPRKDDVHGLIFVSRIAEGRELALKLTNKGIKSQFVSAEDTVEAREKAVHRLTKGELQYIITVDIFNEGVDIPILNQIVMMRPTKSSIIFLQQLGRGLRKFAHKEYVTILDFIGNYDENYMIPMAFDYSHTNNKEKIRKQIISPSISGVSTIHFEEVARQKILASVSKARLNDMKRFKTAYQNLKEKIGLRQPTLLDFAKFGSIEVSDIIDKFDTLYDMQNKFEDDFSNVLTEKQYAFLKFISAEITVSKRPVEAWILKKLLDQPVLTDEKILSGLKAQNIFCDKETLDNVESVLCFTYFSKVKQKKYGQMVIINHINNKWAFTSKFQQLLQSLIFKSYFEDALDANLWSVSQSPEIYQNRFTIGEKYFRPDIIKMLNWPKEPNYINIGGYALRDDERFLPVFISLQKNKKVQNKLVYDNTFLDRSTIPLFSKSGRTTSSTVESKLLEHKDFGMIQLFIRKSNDDRIDGKDFYYLGSAKTLSAKDVIEENVDGKPTKLVEFILRLEHEVDLGLYRFLAED, translated from the coding sequence ATGAATACCAATCAAGAAATCAATAAAGGCGTAAACTTTGGTTTTATCGACAACTCAATCCAATCACTATCTCGCTACCAACCAGCTCTAGTGACCAACCAAAATGGTACAGTTCTCGACACGATTGAAGATGAATTGCGCAATGCCACAACGTTTACGATTGCAGTCGCCTTTGTTACTTCTGGTGGTCTACTAGATTTAAAAAGTACTCTAGCTGACATTGCAACTCACGGCGTTCATGGAAAACTAATCACTTCAACTTATCTTGGCTTCAACAATCCTGAAGTTTTTGAAGATTTGCTCCAAATTCCTAATCTCGACGTTAGAGTTTTAGATCAAGATGGATTTCACACTAAGGCCTACTATTTCAACCACAATGACTACGAAAGTCTAGTAATCGGAAGTGCCAACTTGACTCAGAACGCTTTGAAAAACAATTTCGAATGGAATCTGCGCATCACTTCAACTGAGCGTGGCGAAATTGTCCGCAATGCCAAATCTGAACTGGAGAAACTTTGGCAACAAGCTACTCCACTGACTCAATCATGGATTAACGAATACAAAGAAGATTGGCAGCCAAACTACTCATCATTTTCTCGAAAGAAAAAAATTAAAAAATCTGGCAAAATAATTCCCAATCAAATGCAAAAACCGGCTTTAGAAGCTTTGAAACACCTTCGAGATGTTCAACATGCAAAAAGAGGTTTAGTCGTTGCGGCCACTGGGACTGGAAAAACTTATCTGGCAGCTTTTGATGTCCAACAATTCCAACCTAAGCGACTATTATTCGTCGTCCATCGAGAGCAAATTTTGCGTAAAGCGATGTCCAGTTTTCGAGAAATCTTAGGCGGCCCCAATAGTGATTATGGTATTCTCAGCGGCAGTCAAAAGAACCTCAACGCTCGTTATCTTTTTGCTACCGTCAACATGGTTTCTAAAAAATCAGTCCGTGAACAGCTCGGTGCCAGAGCCTTTGACTACATAATTATCGACGAAGCTCATCGAGTTGGTCAAAATAATCATGGCGAAAAAGAAACTATGTACCAGCATTTGATGAATTTTTACAAGCCACAATTTATGTTAGGAATGACTGCCACTCCCGAACGAACTGATGGAACAAATGTCTACGAATATTTTGATTACAATTTAGCCTATGAAATTTCTTTGCTAGATTCATTGGATCACAATTTGTTGACGCCTTTTCACTACATTGGTGTCACTGACTATGAAAAAAATGGCGAAATAATCGACGACAAGACTAGTCTCAAATACCTCGTATCCGACGAACGAGTTAATCATCTAATCGAAAAAACTAATTATTATGGCCCTAGAAAAGATGACGTCCACGGATTAATTTTTGTCAGTCGCATCGCCGAGGGTCGTGAATTGGCCCTCAAACTCACTAATAAAGGCATCAAATCTCAATTTGTTTCCGCCGAAGATACTGTTGAAGCACGCGAAAAAGCAGTTCACCGACTAACTAAGGGTGAACTGCAATATATCATCACGGTTGATATTTTTAATGAAGGCGTCGATATTCCGATTCTCAATCAAATTGTCATGATGCGTCCCACCAAATCCAGCATTATCTTCCTTCAACAACTAGGTCGTGGTTTGCGCAAATTTGCTCATAAAGAATATGTCACTATTTTAGATTTCATCGGTAATTATGACGAAAATTATATGATTCCGATGGCATTTGACTATTCACACACTAATAATAAAGAAAAAATCCGCAAACAAATCATCAGTCCCAGCATCTCCGGCGTTTCAACGATTCACTTTGAAGAAGTTGCCCGACAAAAAATTCTGGCTTCTGTTTCCAAAGCTCGTTTGAATGACATGAAACGATTCAAAACTGCTTATCAAAATCTCAAGGAAAAAATCGGTTTACGTCAACCAACGCTTTTAGATTTTGCCAAATTTGGTAGCATCGAAGTCTCTGATATAATTGACAAATTCGACACTCTCTACGATATGCAAAACAAATTTGAAGATGATTTTTCAAACGTCCTCACTGAGAAACAATATGCATTTTTAAAATTCATCTCCGCAGAAATCACTGTATCTAAACGGCCTGTTGAAGCTTGGATCTTGAAAAAATTATTAGATCAACCAGTCTTAACCGACGAAAAAATTTTATCAGGCTTAAAAGCTCAAAATATTTTTTGCGATAAAGAAACTTTGGACAACGTGGAATCAGTTTTGTGCTTCACTTATTTCTCAAAAGTAAAACAAAAGAAATACGGTCAAATGGTTATTATTAACCACATTAACAACAAATGGGCCTTCACTTCTAAATTCCAGCAACTATTGCAATCATTAATTTTTAAAAGTTATTTTGAAGATGCCCTTGATGCCAATCTCTGGAGTGTATCGCAAAGCCCAGAAATTTACCAAAACAGATTCACTATCGGTGAAAAATACTTCCGTCCGGATATTATCAAGATGTTAAATTGGCCCAAGGAACCCAACTACATAAATATTGGTGGCTATGCTCTAAGAGACGATGAACGTTTTCTTCCTGTCTTCATTTCTCTCCAAAAAAATAAAAAAGTTCAAAATAAGCTAGTCTACGACAATACTTTCCTCGACCGTTCAACGATTCCCCTATTTTCTAAAAGTGGACGCACAACTTCTAGTACGGTGGAGAGCAAACTCCTTGAACACAAAGATTTCGGCATGATTCAGCTATTCATCAGAAAGTCTAATGATGACCGAATTGACGGCAAAGATTTCTACTATCTTGGATCCGCAAAAACGCTCAGTGCTAAAGATGTCATCGAAGAAAATGTCGACGGCAAACCAACGAAGTTAGTTGAATTTATCTTACGATTGGAGCACGAAGTCGACCTAGGCCTATACAGATTTTTAGCTGAGGACTAA
- a CDS encoding DUF3427 domain-containing protein: MNTDYENDIRKGIDFGFIDNSIESLDRYQPSLVTNHNGTVLDTLEEELRSTKSFTIAVAFVTSDGLLDLKSTLADIASHGIRGRLITSTYLKFNNPNMFEDLSYIPNLDVRVLHQNGFHTKAYYFNHGNYESILVGSANLTQNALKKNFEWNLRVTSTERGDIVQSIKRELDDLWQKATPLTNSWIEKYRQNWEPPALSVSEPSQKDQAPGTISPNEMQNNALMSLKDLREKEHAKKALVVAATGTGKTYLAAFDVKNVKPKRVLFVVHRAQILEQAKESFQKILGGPDKDYGILSGSKKQIDARYLFATVNMASDENICKQLGSKRFDYIIIDEAHRVSENQSTEKQTMYQKLMNFYEPNFMLGMTATPERTDGTNVYAYFDYHLAYEISLLDALDHNFLTPFHYIGVTDYEINGHIIDDKTSLKYLVSDERVNYIVDKTKYYGPRGENVHGLIFVSRIEEGRDLVVKLKLRGINAQFVSAVDSIDTREKAVRKLTKGELQYIVTIDIFNEGVDIPCLNQIVMMRPTKSSIIFLQQLGRGLRKFPGKTSVTVLDFIGNYDENYMIPMAFDQSNTSNKEKIRKQIISPSISGVSTIHFEEVARNRVLKAVSKASLESMKRFRDAYNNLKDKIGLRPPMFMDFAKLGTITVSDIVHKFNTIYDMQLKFEKGFSQSLNEKQYAFLDFISREITVSKRPIEAWILKQLSIKKTLTDNEILSGLRATNIFYDDDSLKNVASILDLSYFMDRNRQKYGDIPLINHFDNKWELTFEFKSALSSKEFKRYFEDAINVNLLKLQNHPTDFNTRFIVGEKYYRTDVIKLLNWSKEQNGQNVGGYIMRSDSKFLPVFIALEKTEKFQNKMAYEDSFLSRSTMRWFSKSGRSTTSKTESKIISNKNFGMIQLFVKKSDDDKREGKDFYYLGSARVIKAEDKVAKNSDNKKTKLIDFTLRLQREVDLSLYRALIES, from the coding sequence ATGAATACTGATTACGAAAACGACATAAGAAAAGGAATAGATTTTGGATTTATTGATAACTCAATCGAATCATTAGATCGTTATCAGCCTTCTCTTGTAACCAATCATAATGGAACCGTTCTTGATACCTTGGAAGAGGAATTACGTAGTACCAAATCGTTTACCATTGCTGTAGCATTTGTCACATCTGATGGCCTATTAGATTTAAAAAGTACCCTGGCTGACATCGCATCTCATGGTATACGAGGAAGATTAATTACATCAACCTATTTAAAATTTAATAATCCAAATATGTTTGAAGATTTATCTTATATTCCTAATCTAGATGTCAGAGTTTTACATCAAAATGGATTTCATACAAAAGCTTACTATTTTAATCATGGTAATTATGAAAGTATTTTAGTTGGAAGCGCCAATTTAACTCAGAATGCTCTGAAGAAAAACTTTGAATGGAATCTAAGAGTAACTTCTACTGAACGTGGAGATATTGTCCAAAGTATTAAAAGAGAATTGGACGATCTCTGGCAAAAGGCTACTCCTCTTACTAACTCTTGGATAGAAAAATATCGACAAAACTGGGAACCACCAGCTCTTTCAGTATCAGAACCTTCTCAAAAAGATCAAGCTCCTGGAACAATTTCACCTAATGAAATGCAAAATAACGCTTTAATGTCGCTAAAAGATTTAAGAGAAAAAGAACATGCAAAAAAGGCCCTAGTGGTCGCAGCGACAGGAACAGGAAAAACATATTTAGCCGCTTTTGATGTTAAAAACGTTAAACCTAAAAGAGTTTTATTTGTTGTACACCGTGCACAAATTCTGGAACAAGCAAAAGAAAGTTTCCAAAAAATTTTAGGTGGTCCTGATAAAGATTACGGCATACTTAGTGGAAGTAAAAAACAAATTGATGCTCGCTATCTCTTTGCTACAGTAAACATGGCTTCTGACGAAAATATTTGTAAGCAATTAGGTTCAAAGAGATTTGATTACATAATTATCGATGAAGCCCACCGAGTCAGTGAAAATCAATCTACCGAAAAACAAACAATGTATCAAAAACTAATGAACTTTTACGAGCCCAACTTTATGCTTGGTATGACTGCCACGCCAGAACGTACCGATGGTACAAATGTTTATGCATATTTTGATTACCATCTGGCCTATGAAATTTCCCTTTTAGATGCATTAGACCATAATTTTCTTACCCCATTTCACTACATTGGCGTAACAGACTATGAAATAAATGGTCATATTATAGACGACAAAACCAGTCTAAAATATTTAGTCTCCGATGAAAGAGTCAACTATATAGTAGACAAAACTAAGTACTATGGACCACGTGGAGAAAATGTTCATGGACTAATCTTTGTTAGTCGTATAGAAGAAGGTCGTGATTTAGTAGTCAAATTAAAGTTACGAGGTATAAATGCCCAATTCGTTTCAGCTGTGGACTCAATCGATACTAGAGAAAAAGCTGTTCGGAAACTAACCAAAGGTGAACTTCAATATATCGTAACTATTGACATCTTTAATGAAGGTGTAGATATTCCATGCCTAAATCAAATTGTTATGATGCGCCCTACTAAATCCAGCATTATATTTTTACAACAGCTTGGACGAGGATTACGTAAATTCCCTGGTAAAACATCAGTTACCGTATTAGATTTCATTGGAAATTACGACGAAAATTATATGATTCCAATGGCTTTTGATCAATCTAACACCAGTAATAAGGAAAAAATACGTAAACAAATTATTAGTCCTAGCATTTCTGGAGTCTCTACTATTCATTTTGAAGAAGTAGCTCGTAATCGAGTACTCAAAGCTGTCTCAAAAGCTTCACTAGAGAGCATGAAAAGATTCAGAGATGCCTATAATAATCTAAAAGATAAGATTGGTCTTCGACCACCTATGTTTATGGACTTTGCCAAATTAGGAACTATCACTGTTTCTGATATAGTGCATAAATTTAATACCATATATGATATGCAATTAAAATTTGAAAAGGGATTTTCTCAATCATTAAACGAAAAGCAATACGCATTTTTAGATTTTATCTCCAGGGAAATCACTGTTTCAAAACGTCCAATTGAAGCTTGGATTTTAAAACAATTATCAATAAAAAAGACATTAACCGATAATGAAATCTTATCTGGGCTTCGAGCCACAAATATCTTTTATGATGATGACTCTTTAAAAAACGTCGCCTCTATACTAGATTTAAGTTACTTTATGGATAGAAATCGTCAAAAATATGGTGACATACCTTTGATCAATCACTTTGACAACAAATGGGAATTAACTTTTGAATTCAAATCAGCTTTAAGCTCAAAAGAATTCAAACGATATTTTGAAGATGCTATTAATGTGAACCTATTAAAACTTCAAAATCATCCAACAGATTTCAATACTCGTTTTATTGTTGGCGAAAAATATTATCGTACTGATGTTATTAAATTATTGAATTGGTCAAAAGAACAAAATGGTCAAAATGTCGGTGGCTATATCATGAGATCTGACTCTAAGTTCTTACCTGTATTCATAGCATTAGAAAAAACAGAAAAATTTCAAAATAAAATGGCCTATGAAGATTCATTCTTAAGCCGTTCAACAATGAGATGGTTTTCAAAGAGCGGTCGTTCAACTACTAGTAAAACTGAGAGTAAAATTATTAGTAACAAAAATTTTGGAATGATTCAGTTATTTGTCAAAAAATCTGATGATGACAAACGTGAAGGTAAAGATTTTTACTATTTAGGATCTGCACGTGTTATAAAGGCTGAAGACAAAGTTGCCAAAAACTCGGACAATAAAAAAACAAAATTAATTGATTTTACTCTTCGATTACAACGGGAAGTAGATCTGAGTTTATATCGTGCTCTAATAGAAAGTTAA
- a CDS encoding (deoxy)nucleoside triphosphate pyrophosphohydrolase: MGKIQVVGAIIIKDHKLLAAQRASNRVLGGYWEFPGGKIEPSETPEAAMSRELKEEFGAKATVFEKFSIDGIAELEFGEVILHCYYVRLDSNISKTIAHDELRWVTPDEALALDWAPSDVAVIKALAKTGFNYEY; this comes from the coding sequence ATGGGTAAAATTCAAGTTGTAGGAGCAATCATTATTAAAGATCACAAATTACTTGCTGCTCAACGTGCATCTAATCGAGTTCTTGGAGGATATTGGGAATTTCCCGGTGGAAAAATTGAACCTTCAGAAACACCAGAAGCTGCTATGTCACGAGAATTAAAAGAGGAATTCGGTGCAAAAGCAACTGTATTTGAAAAATTTTCTATTGATGGAATTGCAGAATTAGAATTTGGAGAAGTAATACTTCATTGTTATTACGTTAGATTAGACAGTAATATTTCCAAAACTATTGCGCATGATGAATTACGTTGGGTTACCCCAGATGAAGCTCTTGCATTAGACTGGGCCCCTAGCGATGTTGCTGTAATTAAAGCCTTAGCAAAGACTGGATTCAATTATGAATACTGA